Proteins from a genomic interval of Sander vitreus isolate 19-12246 chromosome 6, sanVit1, whole genome shotgun sequence:
- the cnfn gene encoding cornifelin homolog produces the protein MEFQSNVISSQPQVTVTQYTVSSGLSDWSSNVCDCCEDCGICLCATFIPCILGCKVAQDNGDSCCLPFLPGAMIALRTSMRSKYHIDGSVCDDWVIMACLPLCGLCQMAREQKRRG, from the exons ATGGAGTTCCAGTCAAACGTGATCAGCTCGCAGCCTCAGGTCACTGTCACACAGTACACTGTGTCGTCCGGATTATCAGATTGGAGTTCAAATGTGTGCGACTGCTGTGAAGATTGTGGCATCT GTCTTTGTGCAACGTTCATCCCTTGTATCCTGGGCTGTAAGGTGGCTCAGGACAACGGGGACAGTTGTTGCCTGCCCTTCCTTCCAGGTGCCATGATTGCTCTAAGGACAAGCATGCGCAGCAAATACCACATTGAT GGCTCGGTGTGTGATGACTGGGTGATCATGGCCTGCCTGCCTCTGTGTGGACTGTGTCAGATGGCTCGGGAGcagaagaggagaggatga
- the tlr21 gene encoding toll-like receptor 21, which translates to MASLTYKLLSVTVFLGVVQLISGYSFNNCIEDPYSDGQSFNCVRRKEKNMPAIINDLPPSAVSLNISTTPLWHIPNKSFVRLPNLQHLKIDNNHVRIIDQFAFQNLSQLKFLNLSFNNISELIPSVFKDLHNLTYLSLTNNALKQLPEGIFSTLLNLDTLIMRQNFLTNFSGIAESVSHLTNLKKLDICFNNLTSLNHSNVSLPESLTTLYICRNNLLTLGCKHSFLGFIQLLDLSYNPRLPTTAFQGVNLSHINYLRLRSTSVNVVEFLNISNVNAGHIDFSGTGLKNDNLLKELCKSLKRKVKRITKLGLGNNGIENLTKNSLSCCPNITVALDLSRNNLKSTSCLNFLNTQTLIKSFNAEHNHLTSLPSCKTQNMVYLKHLEELSYRYNRILSVSYYAFYHTPNIKTLKLNINTIAFLHHKALKGLKWLTTLRLDNNLLTDLFIDTFEDNVNLQILNLRNNRISVIFNGTFLSLSKLTTLDLGGNKITYFQPSGLDGLKSLSKLYLDGNNLKQIDTSFYHVFQDTLTVLDLQSNQIRFLNAEIRSPFMNLSKLTDLKLDGQRPHGLTVLPRNFFHGLHSLKSLYLTNNNINYLAPDAFDDLTGLHFLTLDNCCVGAIQLHPGVFKNLKSLTKLIVENMGIQNISKEVFGNLTQLHTLQLNRNVMQSIDVDALETLPKLHYLDIRNIPLSCTCKNSLLQNWTVHNPHVQVVYLYNLRCPHDEKFNFYNFDTKVCYKDLGEYLFISTAVVIFLFTVTPLLHVKLYWKIKYGYYVFRSWFSEQWHRLREEEENCKYDAFISYNSSDEKWVMEELVPNLEGNESSFKLCLHHRDFELGRDIVDNIVSAVYSSRKTICVVSRNFLRSEWCSLEIQLASYRLFDEHRDILLLVFLEPISERQVSSYHRMRKVMLKKTYLQWPGSDCTNPTQAQELFWYHLRRAMRTGSRLNTEENYKSKCCEEGTENVETQSSNENYYLQP; encoded by the coding sequence ATGGCAAGTCTAACTTATAAGCTGTTGtcagttacagtttttcttggtGTTGTTCAACTCATCAGTGGTTACAGCTTTAACAACTGCATTGAAGACCCATACTCAGACGGACAAAGTTTCAACTGCGTCCGTCGGAAGGAAAAGAACATGCCTGCTATTATAAATGATCTGCCGCCATCTGCTGTTAGCCTCAACATCTCCACTACTCCTCTGTGGCACATTCCCAACAAGAGCTTTGTTCGTCTACCAAACCTTCAACACCTCAAAATAGATAACAATCATGTGAGGATCATTGATCAGTTTGCTTTCCAAAACTTAAGTCAACTCAAGTTTCTGAATTTGTCCTTTAACAACATATCAGAGCTCATCCCTTCGGTGTTTAAGGACCTGCACAACCTCACGTATCTTTCGCTGACAAACAATGCATTAAAGCAGCTCCCCGAGGGCATTTTCTCCACTCTTCTCAACCTGGACACTTTAATAATGAGACAAAACTTTCTGACAAACTTCTCAGGGATTGCTGAGTCAGTTTCACATCTAACAAACCTGAAAAAACTAGATATTTGCTTTAACAATTTAACCTCTCTCAACCACTCAAATGTGTCACTACCCGAATCCCTCactacattatatatatgtagaaATAATCTGTTGACATTAGGATGTAAGCATTCGTTTCTCGGTTTCATCCAGCTGCTAGATTTGTCGTACAATCCTAGGCTCCCCACGACGGCTTTTCAAGGAGTGAATTTGAGTCATATAAACTATCTACGTTTGCGTTCAACAAGTGTCAATGTAGTGGAGTTTTTAAATATCAGCAACGTCAACGCAGGTCACATTGATTTCTCTGGCACGGGTCTAAAAAATGACAACCTGCTCAAGGAGCTATGCAAATCATTAAAGAGAAAGGTGAAAAGGATTACAAAATTAGGCCTGGGTAATAATGGGATCGAGAATCTAACAAAGAACTCACTGTCCTGTTGTCCTAATATCACAGTGGCTTTGGATCTGTCCCGCAACAACCTGAAAAGCACAAGTTGTCTTAACTTTCTCAATACACAGACACTAATAAAAAGCTTCAATGCAGAGCATAACCATCTCACCTCCCTCCCATcctgtaaaacacaaaatatggtttatttaaaacatCTGGAAGAGCTGAGCTATCGTTACAACCGCATCCTCTCAGTCAGCTATTATGCTTTCTATCATACACCAAATATCAAGACGCTAAAGCTTAACATAAACACAATTGCTTTCCTCCATCATAAAGCTCTTAAAGGGCTAAAATGGCTCACAACTCTCCGATTGGATAATAACCTTTTAACTGATTTGTTCATTGACACCTTTGAAGACAATGTCAACCTGCAAATCCTTAACCTACGCAACAATcgtatttctgtcatttttaacgGGACCTTCCTCAGTCTCAGCAAATTAACTACACTAGACTTAGGAGGTAACAAGATCACTTATTTCCAGCCATCTGGCCTTGATGGACTAAAAAGTCTGTCCAAATTATATCTAGATGGAAACAACCTCAAACAAATTGACACTTCCTTCTATCATGTGTTTCAAGACACACTAACAGTGCTGGATTTACAAAGTAATCAGATTCGCTTCCTCAATGCAGAAATACGTTCACCATTTATGAATCTCAGCAAACTCACTGATCTCAAATTGGATGGACAGCGGCCGCATGGCCTCACTGTTTTACCCCGCAATTTTTTCCATGGCCTACACTCACTGAAATCTCTGTATCTCACCAACAATAACATCAATTATCTTGCTCCTGATGCCTTTGATGATCTGACAGGCTTACATTTCCTCACATTGGATAACTGCTGTGTTGGAGCGATACAACTGCATCCAGGAGTctttaaaaatctaaaaagtTTGACGAAATTGATTGTAGAAAATATGGGCATTCAGAACATCTCAAAGGAGGTTTTTGGGAATcttacacagttacacacactgCAGCTCAACCGCAATGTAATGCAGAGCATTGATGTCGATGCACTAGAAACTTTACCTAAACTCCACTACCTTGACATACGTAATATTCCTTTAAGCTGCACCTGCAAGAATAGCTTGCTTCAAAACTGGACAGTACATAACCCACATGTCCAGGTGGTCTATCTATACAATCTGCGTTGCCCTCACGATGAAAAATTCAATTTCTACAACTTTGACACCAAAGTTTGTTACAAAGATCTAGGAGAGTACCTGTTCATTAGCACAGCAGTTGTGATCTTCCTGTTCACAGTAACTCCCTTACTTCATGTCAAACTCTACTGGAAAATTAAGTATGGCTACTATGTGTTCCGTTCCTGGTTTAGTGAACAGTGGCATAGActcagagaagaggaggaaaattGCAAATATGATGCATTTATTTCATATAACTCCTCTGATGAAAAGTGGGTCATGGAAGAGTTAGTGCCCAACCTGGAGGGAAATGAATCGTCTTTTAAACTTTGCCTACATCACAGGGACTTTGAGCTGGGCCGCGATATCGTGGATAACATCGTCTCTGCTGTGTATAGCAGCCGTAAAACTATTTGTGTGGTAAGCAGGAATTTCCTAAGAAGTGAGTGGTGTTCTCTGGAAATCCAACTGGCCAGCTACCGACTCTTCGATGAGCACCGGGATATTCTCCTGCTCGTGTTTTTGGAGCCAATCTCTGAGAGGCAGGTGTCGTCCTATCACCGCATGAGGaaagtcatgttaaaaaagACTTATCTGCAGTGGCCTGGCTCAGACTGCACTAACCCGACGCAGGCCCAAGAGCTGTTTTGGTATCATCTACGTAGGGCGATGAGAACCGGGAGCAGACTCAATACTGAAGAAAATTATAAAAGTAAATGTTGTGAAGAAGGAACTGAAAATGTTGAGACTCAATCATCAAATGAAAACTATTACTTGCAACCTTGA
- the prr19 gene encoding proline-rich protein 19 isoform X2: protein MRHVCGRALSDRGKILNVFNKQLKTTEKNHCSVNGFTADCTCLNHDSMTDGQHKMKRLKSRKERSQMRGGKKEASRSKSHHHHCRRQSSKDMAHFQNGCHSSCHCPSRRDAPFPNIIPAPQEPSIITDSRLIGHHGLFNHEVKSIDIERLLSEQRKRGTQVHKKNNATSHPSSTSHIPSPLSINALLGEDTDELLPIEKAKAHDDCRKKEKKISQGTDVTPVQRPQQQPDLSPDSVKSISSAKHSSLDAVIIKSKKTNPVMSEKGRESQLTPVVRENVKTLNRKVKGNVISTLEHTPKNQESPAHQTRAHGLSPSPPQPSSSPTADSSDIQNRRRDPDCVSKSVSKLAAGLCDCLQFPLLRRNLVAESREVLLKALRERHGPRLQENLIEVQRCISFGADPTKKVQDQEPTMIDELSPSDAFTTAFQAATATQPCSDTEKTTSFRMMGTGHFNWKSRPHQNLEQTAEWLTSPVETSVSILDDILRPTCAPQFYMDYEPSRVTASDHLFSPTSCWGEKASASHHWEDSFNRPKSKEAVMFDSFENASMNHTRAVPERSSGSQFSGINIQRFFPYQTQLPDRHSPAQTHFPQEKEPFEVDRSSFAPSFAQIHHPQQSFQPFSQFSHRSPCPPLRSHHTDMMHYPPSHMLERDTVPPLSSFPSPGHWSFPPMRLY from the exons ATGCGCCACGTGTGTGGCAGGGCTTTATCGGACAGAGGAAAGATCTTGAATGTTTTCAacaagcaattaaaaacaacagaaaaaaaccaTTGCTCAGTGAACGGATTTACTGCAGACTGCACATGTTTAAACCATGATAGTATGACAGATGGGCAGCACAAAATGAAACGACTGAAGAGCCGCAAGGAGAGGAGTCAGATGAGAGGTGGTAAGAAAGAAGCCTCAAGGTCCAAATCGCATCACCATCACTGCCGTCGCCAAAGCAGTAAAGACATGGCACATTTCCAGAACGGCTGTCATAGTAGCTGCCATTGTCCTTCAAGGAGAGATGCACCATTTCCAAACATCATTCCTGCTCCACAAGAGCCCAGTATCATCACAGACAGTCGCCTGATAGGACACCATGGCCTGTTCAACCATGAGGTGAAGTCTATCGACATTGAACGCTTGTTAAGTGAGCAGAGAAAACGTGGAACTCAAGTACACAAAAAGAACAATGCTACTTCACATCCATCTTCAACATCTCACATTCCATCTCCATTATCTATTAATGCATTGTTGGGTGAGGATACTGATGAGCTTCTGCCAATTGAAAAAGCAAAAGCCCATGATGATTGCcggaagaaagagaagaaaatcaGTCAGGGAACGGATGTTACCCCGGTGCAGAGACCGCAGCAACAACCTGATCTTTCACCTGATAGTGTTAAAAGCATCTCCTCAGCTAAACACAGCTCCCTCGATGCAGTGATAATCAAGAGCAAGAAGACCAACCCTGTCATGTCTGAAAAGGGCAGAGAGTCACAGCTGACTCCTGTTGTCAGAGAAAATGTGAAGACATTAAACAGGAAGGTAAAGGGAAACGTGATTTCTACTCTCGAGCACACCCCAAAGAACCAGGAGTCTCCCGCTCACCAAACACGAGCTCATGGTCTCAGTCCGAGCCCCCCTCAGCCCTCTAGCTCACCCACTGCTGACAGCTCTGACATACAGAATAGAAGACGAGATCCCGACTGTGTATCTAAGTCTGTCAGTAAGTTGGCAGCGGGTTTGTGTGACTGTCTGCAGTTTCCACTTCTGAGAAGAAACCTGGtggcagagagcagagaggtgTTGTTGAAAGCTTTACGGGAGAGACATGGACCCCGGCTTCAGGAGAACCTCATCGAGGTGCAGCGATGCATCAGCTTCGGTGCTGATCCCACAAAAAAAGTCCAGGATCAGGAGCCAACCATGATAGATGAGCTCTCGCCTTCAG ATGCATTTACAACAGCGTTTCAAGCCGCCACTGCCACTCAGCCATGTTCTGACACCGAGAAAACCACATCTTTTAGAATGATGGGAACTGGGCATTTTAACTGGAAGTCCAGACCACATCAAAACCTGGAACAG ACTGCTGAATGGTTGACAAGCCCTGTGGAGACTTCCGTCAGCATTTTGGATGATATCCTTAGACCTACTTGCGCTCCTCAGTTCTACATGGACTATGAGCCCTCCAGAGTTACAGCCAGTGATCATTTGTTCTCTCCCACATCATGCTGGGGAGAAAAGGCTTCTGCATCTCATCACTGGGAAGACAGTTTCAACAGGCCAAAGAGCAAAGAGGCTGTTATGTTTGATTCCTTTGAAAATGCCTCTATGAACCACACCAGAGCAGTTCCAGAGAGGAGCAGTGGGTCTCAATTCAGTGGAATCAACATCCAGCGTTTCTTTCCTTATCAAACACAGCTGCCAGATAGACATTCAccagcacaaacacactttcCCCAGGAGAAAGAGCCATTTGAAGTTGATAGATCCTCTTTTGCTCCGTCCTTTGCCCAAATTCACCATCCTCAGCAGAGCTTCCAGCCTTTCAGCCAATTCAGTCACCGTTCACCCTGCCCTCCCCTCAGGTCCCACCACACTGACATGATGCATTACCCACCATCTCACATGCTTGAAAGAGATACAGTACCTCCCCTTTCTTCTTTCCCAAGCCCTGGGCACTGGTCCTTCCCTCCTATGAGACTGTACTAA
- the prr19 gene encoding proline-rich protein 19 isoform X1 has protein sequence MTCCRATTDLPVPRNDCRIQGSMRHVCGRALSDRGKILNVFNKQLKTTEKNHCSVNGFTADCTCLNHDSMTDGQHKMKRLKSRKERSQMRGGKKEASRSKSHHHHCRRQSSKDMAHFQNGCHSSCHCPSRRDAPFPNIIPAPQEPSIITDSRLIGHHGLFNHEVKSIDIERLLSEQRKRGTQVHKKNNATSHPSSTSHIPSPLSINALLGEDTDELLPIEKAKAHDDCRKKEKKISQGTDVTPVQRPQQQPDLSPDSVKSISSAKHSSLDAVIIKSKKTNPVMSEKGRESQLTPVVRENVKTLNRKVKGNVISTLEHTPKNQESPAHQTRAHGLSPSPPQPSSSPTADSSDIQNRRRDPDCVSKSVSKLAAGLCDCLQFPLLRRNLVAESREVLLKALRERHGPRLQENLIEVQRCISFGADPTKKVQDQEPTMIDELSPSDAFTTAFQAATATQPCSDTEKTTSFRMMGTGHFNWKSRPHQNLEQTAEWLTSPVETSVSILDDILRPTCAPQFYMDYEPSRVTASDHLFSPTSCWGEKASASHHWEDSFNRPKSKEAVMFDSFENASMNHTRAVPERSSGSQFSGINIQRFFPYQTQLPDRHSPAQTHFPQEKEPFEVDRSSFAPSFAQIHHPQQSFQPFSQFSHRSPCPPLRSHHTDMMHYPPSHMLERDTVPPLSSFPSPGHWSFPPMRLY, from the exons ATGACATGTTGCCGAGCAACGACAGATTTACCAGTGCCAAGAAACGACTGTCG AATCCAGGGCAGCATGCGCCACGTGTGTGGCAGGGCTTTATCGGACAGAGGAAAGATCTTGAATGTTTTCAacaagcaattaaaaacaacagaaaaaaaccaTTGCTCAGTGAACGGATTTACTGCAGACTGCACATGTTTAAACCATGATAGTATGACAGATGGGCAGCACAAAATGAAACGACTGAAGAGCCGCAAGGAGAGGAGTCAGATGAGAGGTGGTAAGAAAGAAGCCTCAAGGTCCAAATCGCATCACCATCACTGCCGTCGCCAAAGCAGTAAAGACATGGCACATTTCCAGAACGGCTGTCATAGTAGCTGCCATTGTCCTTCAAGGAGAGATGCACCATTTCCAAACATCATTCCTGCTCCACAAGAGCCCAGTATCATCACAGACAGTCGCCTGATAGGACACCATGGCCTGTTCAACCATGAGGTGAAGTCTATCGACATTGAACGCTTGTTAAGTGAGCAGAGAAAACGTGGAACTCAAGTACACAAAAAGAACAATGCTACTTCACATCCATCTTCAACATCTCACATTCCATCTCCATTATCTATTAATGCATTGTTGGGTGAGGATACTGATGAGCTTCTGCCAATTGAAAAAGCAAAAGCCCATGATGATTGCcggaagaaagagaagaaaatcaGTCAGGGAACGGATGTTACCCCGGTGCAGAGACCGCAGCAACAACCTGATCTTTCACCTGATAGTGTTAAAAGCATCTCCTCAGCTAAACACAGCTCCCTCGATGCAGTGATAATCAAGAGCAAGAAGACCAACCCTGTCATGTCTGAAAAGGGCAGAGAGTCACAGCTGACTCCTGTTGTCAGAGAAAATGTGAAGACATTAAACAGGAAGGTAAAGGGAAACGTGATTTCTACTCTCGAGCACACCCCAAAGAACCAGGAGTCTCCCGCTCACCAAACACGAGCTCATGGTCTCAGTCCGAGCCCCCCTCAGCCCTCTAGCTCACCCACTGCTGACAGCTCTGACATACAGAATAGAAGACGAGATCCCGACTGTGTATCTAAGTCTGTCAGTAAGTTGGCAGCGGGTTTGTGTGACTGTCTGCAGTTTCCACTTCTGAGAAGAAACCTGGtggcagagagcagagaggtgTTGTTGAAAGCTTTACGGGAGAGACATGGACCCCGGCTTCAGGAGAACCTCATCGAGGTGCAGCGATGCATCAGCTTCGGTGCTGATCCCACAAAAAAAGTCCAGGATCAGGAGCCAACCATGATAGATGAGCTCTCGCCTTCAG ATGCATTTACAACAGCGTTTCAAGCCGCCACTGCCACTCAGCCATGTTCTGACACCGAGAAAACCACATCTTTTAGAATGATGGGAACTGGGCATTTTAACTGGAAGTCCAGACCACATCAAAACCTGGAACAG ACTGCTGAATGGTTGACAAGCCCTGTGGAGACTTCCGTCAGCATTTTGGATGATATCCTTAGACCTACTTGCGCTCCTCAGTTCTACATGGACTATGAGCCCTCCAGAGTTACAGCCAGTGATCATTTGTTCTCTCCCACATCATGCTGGGGAGAAAAGGCTTCTGCATCTCATCACTGGGAAGACAGTTTCAACAGGCCAAAGAGCAAAGAGGCTGTTATGTTTGATTCCTTTGAAAATGCCTCTATGAACCACACCAGAGCAGTTCCAGAGAGGAGCAGTGGGTCTCAATTCAGTGGAATCAACATCCAGCGTTTCTTTCCTTATCAAACACAGCTGCCAGATAGACATTCAccagcacaaacacactttcCCCAGGAGAAAGAGCCATTTGAAGTTGATAGATCCTCTTTTGCTCCGTCCTTTGCCCAAATTCACCATCCTCAGCAGAGCTTCCAGCCTTTCAGCCAATTCAGTCACCGTTCACCCTGCCCTCCCCTCAGGTCCCACCACACTGACATGATGCATTACCCACCATCTCACATGCTTGAAAGAGATACAGTACCTCCCCTTTCTTCTTTCCCAAGCCCTGGGCACTGGTCCTTCCCTCCTATGAGACTGTACTAA
- the pafah1b3 gene encoding platelet-activating factor acetylhydrolase IB subunit gamma, whose product MSAEDPNPAATPTPCEDIQGDGRWMSLHNRFVSDSKDKEPDVLFVGDSLVQLMHQFGIWRQLFSPLHALNFGVGGDKTQHVLWRLSNGELDNISPKVVVLWVGTNNHGETAEQICGGIMAIVQVIKNKLPHSRTLVLGILPRGKSPNPLRERNAKVNMLVQEAVSSLPHASFLNVDPGFVHVNGSISHQDMYDYLHLTPQGYQAVCEPLHAHLKSMLDKPAEN is encoded by the exons ATGAGTGCAGAGGACCCAAACCCAGCCGCCACACCCACTCCCTGTGAAGACATCCAGGGAGATGGACGATGGATGTCTCTG CACAACCGCTTTGTGTCTGACAGCAAAGACAAAGAACCTGATGTCCTGTTTGTCGGAGACTCTCTTGTTCAGCTCATGCACCAGTTTGGG ATATGGCGGCAGCTGTTCTCTCCTCTCCATGCCCTCAATTTTGGGGTGGGTGGTGATAAAACACAACATGTGCTGTGGAGACTGAGCAATGGCGAGCTGGATAACATCAGCCCAAAG GTTGTAGTGCTGTGGGTGGGCACTAACAATCATGGTGAAACTGCCGAACAGATCTGTGGAGGCATCATGGCTATTGTCCAAGTCATCAAGAACAAGCTCCCCCATTCTCGGACTCTTGTACTT GGTATACTGCCCAGAGGTAAATCGCCAAACCCTCTGCGGGAGCGAAATGCCAAGGTGAACATGCTAGTCCAGGAGGCTGTATCGTCCCTCCCCCACGCCTCTTTCCTCAACGTGGACCCAGGCTTCGTCCACGTCAATGGTAGCATCTCCCATCAGGACATGTACGATTACCTTCACCTGACCCCTCAGGGCTACCAGGCTGTGTGCGAACCCCTGCACGCCCATCTCAAGTCCATGCTAGATAAGCCTGCTGAGAACTGA
- the LOC144519418 gene encoding uncharacterized protein LOC144519418, which translates to MGSKTFLLLVFVLLIFTDHSQGVLKTKGKSLIVSTDTSAVGEPLTTAKPTNIPKQHNRPCTFKGKGREMVNSLYRCQQSGSRNGKRKKWEKLCQRKGNKRLERCRFFSKQKKGDKTNKFAPSVPM; encoded by the exons ATGGGATCAAAGACGTTTCTGCTGTTAGTTTTTGTACTGCTTATATTTACTGATCACAGCCAAG gTGTTTTAAAGACAAAGGGAAAATCCTTGATTGTCAGCACTGATA CCTCTGCTGTTGGAGAACCACTGACAACTGCAAAGCCAACCAACATCCCAAAACAGCACAACAGACCGTGTACCTTTAAAG gaaagggaagagagatggTAAATTCCCTCTACCGTTGTCAGCAGTCTGGCAGTCGCAATGGCAAACGTAAAAAAT GGGAAAAATTGTGCcagaggaaaggaaacaagCGTCTGGAGAGGTGCAGATTCTTTTCCAAACAAAAGAAGGGCGATAAAACCAACAAGTTCGCTCCCAGTGTCCCTATGTGA